A window of Plutella xylostella chromosome 19, ilPluXylo3.1, whole genome shotgun sequence contains these coding sequences:
- the LOC105398076 gene encoding 28S ribosomal protein S9, mitochondrial — MSSFIRLALRKVLPSGNNLKIANATYRFTATTPSSNDSLQLTDWETLNKKKKTSKAMKAYLERAKEHDEFMTRQRFEYDIGKRHLANMMGEDPETFTQKDVDRAIEYLFPSGIYDPAARPLMKPPEEIFPARKAAEFDEAGRPHHFLFYTSKPNFFKLLYDTVEEIQEAYRFEDNVLRKKATPDPNQKLDFNSSTWLTKDQLERLLVEPLTDVEYDNFKLAMERLASLPYAYRHKEFIEKYRKSLASQKFALEIPKPSYDDEGRAYVTTYECLRKKARGDVTIRSPGTGKITINGKDLTYFKDTQPREQVLFPLLFTDMHERVDIECNVEGGGPSGQSGAIRWGIAWGLRSFVDAEMLQKMQVAGLLTRDHRRRERKKPGQPGARKKPTWKKR, encoded by the coding sequence ATGTCGTCTTTCATAAGGCTGGCTTTGAGGAAGGTATTACCATCTGGAAATAACCTCAAGATTGCTAATGCTACTTATAGATTCACTGCTACAACACCGTCTAGCAATGATTCGTTGCAATTAACAGATTGGGAAACATTAAACAAGAAGAAAAAGACCAGTAAAGCCATGAAGGCTTACCTAGAAAGAGCAAAGGAACACGACGAGTTTATGACTCGTCAGCGTTTCGAATATGATATTGGCAAGCGACATCTAGCAAACATGATGGGAGAAGATCCAGAGACATTCACCCAGAAAGATGTGGATCGTGCTATAGAATACTTATTCCCCAGTGGTATTTATGACCCAGCCGCGCGCCCGCTCATGAAGCCGCCAGAAGAGATCTTCCCAGCGCGTAAAGCGGCCGAATTCGACGAGGCTGGCCGGCCACATCACTTTCTGTTCTATACATCTAAGCCAAATTTCTTCAAGCTCTTGTACGACACTGTTGAAGAGATCCAGGAAGCTTACCGGTTCGAGGATAATGTTCTGAGGAAAAAGGCAACGCCTGACCCAAATCAGAAGCTGGACTTCAACAGCAGCACCTGGCTCACCAAGGACCAGCTGGAGCGCCTGCTGGTGGAGCCGCTCACCGACGTCGAGTACGACAACTTCAAACTAGCCATGGAGAGACTGGCCTCCCTGCCCTATGCCTACAGACACAAGGAATTCATTGAAAAGTACAGAAAATCATTGGCTTCCCAAAAGTTTGCCTTAGAAATACCCAAGCCAAGCTATGATGATGAGGGCCGAGCATATGTCACAACATATGAATGTCTGAGGAAGAAGGCTAGAGGAGATGTCACCATTCGGTCTCCAGGCACAGGAAAGATCACAATAAATGGCAAGGACTTGACATACTTTAAAGACACTCAACCACGAGAGCAAGTGCTGTTTCCACTGCTATTCACTGACATGCATGAGAGGGTTGATATAGAATGTAATGTTGAGGGTGGAGGGCCTTCAGGTCAGTCGGGTGCTATAAGGTGGGGCATTGCATGGGGCTTGAGGAGTTTTGTTGATGCGGAGATGCTGCAGAAGATGCAAGTGGCGGGGCTGCTGACGCGCGACCACCGGCGCCGCGAGCGGAAGAAGCCGGGCCAGCCTGGGGCCAGGAAAAAGCCAACTTGGAAGAAGAgataa
- the LOC105392913 gene encoding probable RNA-binding protein CG14230 isoform X2: protein MAVPTRLFVGNLPDITVEDDLKTAFGSFGEITNIDLKSKPGDQNKSNKFAFISICASNANIESCIQHFQSVEFKGSKVYVTRARESFLERLQRERQQVQIKEEAKKAPRELPKTNPTIKLNENLNPRKRRLDHPKVHIASPTVVNTEKPVEKHENDHVEVTSDRKKKNDSDKKRLESLKKKRQEFNEKRLIIKTGLVGIDKVANKKTRFSDDEEDYSTVNGNSNTNNKPTNSKGKAQALFDDDDSDNEVNFEIKEQFEGKKGQKVLELQSKFKSDKRFVMDKRFIDNDEDDDDEDQQAAVNGHQEQDDEITVGQSDEKAKQLNILQDVLGIAIKSHSSDPDKEKKKSRSNLGMLRFDPMHPDHAKFLAPVEEQKQDLTKKSKKKKNKGEETEETPQPEPEKIEVSKEQFYTVTDTLKEAIKQPNTFSLRSLFKTSEQEDGSTDKQDQEDGYTPLEKKKESKIKNPLEPGERNPFQYDSSDSEPEDEVEKSETKPEQSQDVKAVWKEDFFFSPNDKRLEEGVAFFLNSSGNEVQKDRRELKTLMKKRLYKKDRREQSQMFKKKIGGKRNSNNKNFRRKT, encoded by the exons atGGCCGTCCCGACACGGCTCTTCGTTGGAAATTTACCAGACATCACCGTAGAGGATGACTTGAAGACTGCATTTGGTTCATTTGGCGAAATCACCAACATTGACTTGAAATCTAAACCTGGAGATcaaaataaatctaataaATTCGCTTTTATTTCTATTTGTGCGTCCAATGCCAACATAGAGTCAT GTATACAACACTTCCAGTCGGTGGAGTTCAAAGGGAGCAAGGTGTACGTGACGCGCGCGCGGGAGAGCTTCCTGGAGCGGCTGCAGCGTGAGCGCCAGCAAGTACAAATAAAGGAAGAGGCTAAA AAAGCTCCAAGAGAATTGCCGAAAACAAATCCTACTATAAAATTGAATGAAAATTTGAACCCAAGAAAGAGAAGATTGGACCACCCCAAAGTCCATATTGCTTCACCAACTGTTGTAAACACTGAAAAACCTGTAGAGAAACATGAAAATGATCATGTGGAGGTCACTTCAGACAGGAAAAAGAAGAATGACTCTGACAAAAAAAGGTTAGAATctttaaagaaaaaaagacAGGAGTTTAATGAGAAACGGTTGATAATAAAAACAGGGCTGGTAGGAATT GACAAAGTAGCTAACAAGAAGACAAGATTCTCAGATGACGAAGAAGATTACTCAACAGTCAATGGAAATAGCAATACCAACAACAAACCAACCAATAGCAAGGGCAAAGCCCAGGCTCtgtttgatgatgatgacagtgATAATGAAGTCAACTTTGAaatcaaagaacaatttgaaGGGAAGAAAGGGCAAAAG GTTTTGGAACTTCAATCAAAATTCAAATCAGACAAGCGTTTTGTAATGGACAAACGCTTCATTGAcaatgatgaagatgatgatgatgaggaccAGCAAGCTGCAGTCAATGGCCATCAGGAACAAGATGATGAGATCACTGTTGGTCAGAGTGATGAGAAAGCTAAACAGCTGAATATTTTACAAGATGTCCTTGGTATAGCTATAAAGTCCCATTCTTCTGACCCTGATAAGGAAAAGAAAAAGTCAAG ATCAAATCTTGGAATGCTCAGGTTTGACCCAATGCACCCAGACCATGCCAAGTTTCTAGCTCCAGTTGAAGAACAAAAGCAAGACCTTAccaaaaaatctaaaaagaaaaaaaacaaaggtgAAGAGACAGAAGAAACTCCCCAACCAGAGCCTGAGAAGATTGAGGTATCGAAAGAACAGTTCTACACAGTCACAGACACTTTAAAGGAAGCTATTAAACAGCCCAATACATTCAGTTTGAGAAGTTTGTTCAAAACATCAGAACAGGAAGATGGTAG tacagacAAACAAGATCAAGAGGATGGTTACACTCCCCTGGAGAAGAAAAAAGAatccaaaataaaaaatccctTAGAACCAGGTGAAAGGAACCCTTTCCAGTATGATTCATCAGACTCGGAGCCTGAAGATGAGGTTGAGAAATCAGAAACTAAGCCAGAACAGTCTCAAGATGTGAAAGCTGTCTGGAAAGAGGACTTCTTCTTTTCACCAAATGATAAGCGATTAGAAG AGGGAGTGGCATTTTTCCTCAACTCAAGTGGAAATGAAGTACAAAAAGATAGAAGGGAACTGAAGACACTAATGAAGAAGAGATTGTACAAGAAagacaggagggaacaaagtcAAATGTTCAAAAAGAAAATTGGTGGCAAAAGAaattcaaataataaaaatttcagGAGAAAAACATGA
- the LOC105392913 gene encoding probable RNA-binding protein CG14230 isoform X1, producing the protein MAVPTRLFVGNLPDITVEDDLKTAFGSFGEITNIDLKSKPGDQNKSNKFAFISICASNANIESCIQHFQSVEFKGSKVYVTRARESFLERLQRERQQVQIKEEAKKAPRELPKTNPTIKLNENLNPRKRRLDHPKVHIASPTVVNTEKPVEKHENDHVEVTSDRKKKNDSDKKRLESLKKKRQEFNEKRLIIKTGLVGIDKVANKKTRFSDDEEDYSTVNGNSNTNNKPTNSKGKAQALFDDDDSDNEVNFEIKEQFEGKKGQKVLELQSKFKSDKRFVMDKRFIDNDEDDDDEDQQAAVNGHQEQDDEITVGQSDEKAKQLNILQDVLGIAIKSHSSDPDKEKKKSRSNLGMLRFDPMHPDHAKFLAPVEEQKQDLTKKSKKKKNKGEETEETPQPEPEKIEVSKEQFYTVTDTLKEAIKQPNTFSLRSLFKTSEQEDGSSIDKQDQEDGYTPLEKKKESKIKNPLEPGERNPFQYDSSDSEPEDEVEKSETKPEQSQDVKAVWKEDFFFSPNDKRLEEGVAFFLNSSGNEVQKDRRELKTLMKKRLYKKDRREQSQMFKKKIGGKRNSNNKNFRRKT; encoded by the exons atGGCCGTCCCGACACGGCTCTTCGTTGGAAATTTACCAGACATCACCGTAGAGGATGACTTGAAGACTGCATTTGGTTCATTTGGCGAAATCACCAACATTGACTTGAAATCTAAACCTGGAGATcaaaataaatctaataaATTCGCTTTTATTTCTATTTGTGCGTCCAATGCCAACATAGAGTCAT GTATACAACACTTCCAGTCGGTGGAGTTCAAAGGGAGCAAGGTGTACGTGACGCGCGCGCGGGAGAGCTTCCTGGAGCGGCTGCAGCGTGAGCGCCAGCAAGTACAAATAAAGGAAGAGGCTAAA AAAGCTCCAAGAGAATTGCCGAAAACAAATCCTACTATAAAATTGAATGAAAATTTGAACCCAAGAAAGAGAAGATTGGACCACCCCAAAGTCCATATTGCTTCACCAACTGTTGTAAACACTGAAAAACCTGTAGAGAAACATGAAAATGATCATGTGGAGGTCACTTCAGACAGGAAAAAGAAGAATGACTCTGACAAAAAAAGGTTAGAATctttaaagaaaaaaagacAGGAGTTTAATGAGAAACGGTTGATAATAAAAACAGGGCTGGTAGGAATT GACAAAGTAGCTAACAAGAAGACAAGATTCTCAGATGACGAAGAAGATTACTCAACAGTCAATGGAAATAGCAATACCAACAACAAACCAACCAATAGCAAGGGCAAAGCCCAGGCTCtgtttgatgatgatgacagtgATAATGAAGTCAACTTTGAaatcaaagaacaatttgaaGGGAAGAAAGGGCAAAAG GTTTTGGAACTTCAATCAAAATTCAAATCAGACAAGCGTTTTGTAATGGACAAACGCTTCATTGAcaatgatgaagatgatgatgatgaggaccAGCAAGCTGCAGTCAATGGCCATCAGGAACAAGATGATGAGATCACTGTTGGTCAGAGTGATGAGAAAGCTAAACAGCTGAATATTTTACAAGATGTCCTTGGTATAGCTATAAAGTCCCATTCTTCTGACCCTGATAAGGAAAAGAAAAAGTCAAG ATCAAATCTTGGAATGCTCAGGTTTGACCCAATGCACCCAGACCATGCCAAGTTTCTAGCTCCAGTTGAAGAACAAAAGCAAGACCTTAccaaaaaatctaaaaagaaaaaaaacaaaggtgAAGAGACAGAAGAAACTCCCCAACCAGAGCCTGAGAAGATTGAGGTATCGAAAGAACAGTTCTACACAGTCACAGACACTTTAAAGGAAGCTATTAAACAGCCCAATACATTCAGTTTGAGAAGTTTGTTCAAAACATCAGAACAGGAAGATGGTAGTAGCATAG acAAACAAGATCAAGAGGATGGTTACACTCCCCTGGAGAAGAAAAAAGAatccaaaataaaaaatccctTAGAACCAGGTGAAAGGAACCCTTTCCAGTATGATTCATCAGACTCGGAGCCTGAAGATGAGGTTGAGAAATCAGAAACTAAGCCAGAACAGTCTCAAGATGTGAAAGCTGTCTGGAAAGAGGACTTCTTCTTTTCACCAAATGATAAGCGATTAGAAG AGGGAGTGGCATTTTTCCTCAACTCAAGTGGAAATGAAGTACAAAAAGATAGAAGGGAACTGAAGACACTAATGAAGAAGAGATTGTACAAGAAagacaggagggaacaaagtcAAATGTTCAAAAAGAAAATTGGTGGCAAAAGAaattcaaataataaaaatttcagGAGAAAAACATGA